From one Flavobacterium sp. N502536 genomic stretch:
- the fdhD gene encoding formate dehydrogenase accessory sulfurtransferase FdhD: MEMKDPELVSIKEVFIRKVDGIESSSFPDIVSVEEPLEIRISYGSEAERTQKNISVTMRTPGNDLDLAVGFLFTEGIISFYQNIKKVYHIETNCAAQKKNVVQVDLIENFIPHLVQTDRNFYTTSSCGVCGKSAIESIRTVSAFKAIPSSKLKLSTAVLYQLPDKLRTGQSSFALTGGIHAAGLFTIEGELVLLQEDVGRHNALDKLIGKALAENLLPLNNYILLLSGRISFELIQKAAMAGISIVAAIGAPSSLAVELAVEFNITLLGFLKKERFNIYHSTDQVFIPTSSKN; this comes from the coding sequence ATGGAAATGAAGGATCCGGAATTAGTTTCTATTAAAGAGGTGTTCATTAGAAAGGTAGACGGGATCGAAAGTTCGTCCTTCCCGGATATTGTCTCTGTCGAAGAGCCTCTCGAAATAAGGATCAGTTATGGTTCTGAGGCTGAAAGAACACAAAAAAACATCTCAGTGACCATGCGTACACCCGGGAATGATCTGGATCTTGCGGTTGGTTTCTTATTCACCGAAGGCATTATTTCTTTTTATCAAAACATCAAAAAAGTGTATCATATCGAAACGAATTGTGCAGCACAAAAGAAGAATGTAGTCCAGGTCGATCTTATCGAAAATTTTATTCCACATTTGGTACAAACAGATCGGAATTTTTATACGACTTCAAGTTGTGGGGTTTGCGGGAAAAGTGCCATTGAATCCATCAGAACGGTTAGCGCTTTTAAAGCTATCCCAAGTTCTAAACTAAAATTGTCAACAGCTGTACTTTACCAATTACCCGACAAATTAAGAACCGGCCAAAGTAGTTTTGCTCTTACAGGAGGTATTCATGCGGCGGGACTTTTTACTATTGAGGGAGAATTAGTGCTTTTGCAGGAAGATGTTGGACGACACAATGCTTTAGACAAGCTAATTGGTAAGGCTCTGGCTGAAAACCTATTGCCCTTAAACAACTATATCCTGCTTCTGAGTGGCAGAATCAGTTTTGAGTTAATTCAGAAAGCAGCGATGGCTGGAATATCAATTGTAGCGGCTATTGGCGCGCCCTCTAGTCTGGCAGTTGAATTGGCGGTAGAATTTAACATTACCCTACTGGGGTTTCTTAAAAAAGAGAGATTCAATATCTACCATTCTACTGATCAGGTATTCATTCCGACCTCCAGTAAAAATTAG
- a CDS encoding FdhF/YdeP family oxidoreductase produces the protein MKEDQSKKSTDRKVTEEPNAENPYRLLDLKLTKVEKWAAGVPAVIAAFSDLIEEKTLVRGTKALFKMNQAGGFDCPSCAWPDPDDERSPLGEYCENGAKALAEEATTKKVTADFFKENSVYELAKLDDYQIGKMGRLTDPMYLPKNATHYQPISWDAAFTKIADHLNALESPDEAAFYTSGRTSNEASFLYQLFAKEFGTNNMPDCSNMCHETSGSALRPTIGIGKGTVTLDDFYDTDVIVIIGQNPGTNAPRMMSALSKGKKNGAKIIAINPLPEAGLMGFHNPQEVNGIIGSGIKLADLFLPVKINGDMALLKAIEIILIEFEKKNPGEVFDYDFIKEKTTGYDAFLKQFDAYNLDELALQSGVSKELLYEAAEILAFKKRIIVCWGMGLTQQPNGVEMIREILNILLLKGSIGKPGAGVCPVRGHSNVQGNRTMMIDEKPTDEQLDRLQAYFGFNPPRKHGYDVVRAIKAMQEEKVKLLFCMGGNFLSATPDTTYTAGALRKLNLTVCVSTKLNRTHLIHGQEALILPTLSRSDKDIVNGEIQIVTTENSMGVVQSSKGMLKPVSDNLINETQIVCRMAMATLGSKSVVDWQGYHDNYDAVRDAIEKCIPGFENYNVRARHKGGFYLPNAARDGQFITKEFGNRAPFTLTTVPDNALAPDEYMMATTRTHDQFNTTIYGLNDRYRGIKNERRVVFMNPKDIEKAGLKAGDKVDLFNYDDGIERIAPLFVIVSYQIPEKNTVTYFPETNVLVSVNNVVKDSNMPASKYVKIKIKRHNPKIYESIKEL, from the coding sequence ATGAAAGAAGATCAATCTAAAAAAAGCACCGACCGTAAAGTTACAGAAGAACCAAACGCCGAAAATCCATATCGTCTTTTAGATCTTAAGCTAACAAAAGTAGAAAAGTGGGCCGCTGGCGTACCCGCAGTCATAGCGGCTTTTAGCGATCTCATTGAAGAAAAAACACTTGTTCGGGGTACAAAAGCTTTATTTAAGATGAATCAGGCTGGTGGTTTTGACTGTCCAAGCTGTGCGTGGCCCGATCCCGATGACGAGCGATCTCCTCTGGGTGAATATTGTGAAAACGGCGCTAAAGCACTGGCGGAAGAAGCTACAACCAAAAAAGTTACAGCTGACTTTTTTAAAGAAAATTCGGTCTACGAACTTGCCAAACTTGACGATTATCAAATTGGCAAAATGGGCCGACTGACGGACCCCATGTATTTACCCAAAAATGCTACTCATTACCAGCCTATCAGTTGGGACGCTGCCTTTACAAAAATAGCCGATCATCTCAATGCATTGGAATCTCCCGATGAGGCTGCTTTTTATACCTCGGGAAGAACAAGCAATGAAGCGTCCTTTCTCTACCAGCTTTTTGCAAAAGAATTTGGTACAAACAATATGCCTGACTGCTCCAATATGTGTCATGAAACATCGGGATCGGCTTTACGGCCAACCATTGGCATCGGGAAAGGCACTGTAACGCTGGATGATTTTTATGATACAGATGTCATTGTGATCATTGGTCAGAATCCCGGAACCAATGCGCCCCGAATGATGAGCGCTTTGTCAAAAGGTAAAAAAAACGGAGCAAAGATCATTGCGATAAACCCTTTACCCGAAGCAGGTTTAATGGGGTTTCACAATCCACAGGAAGTGAATGGAATTATTGGAAGCGGTATTAAACTGGCCGATCTTTTTTTGCCTGTAAAAATAAATGGCGATATGGCTTTGCTTAAAGCGATCGAAATTATATTAATTGAATTTGAAAAGAAAAACCCCGGAGAAGTCTTTGATTATGATTTTATCAAAGAAAAAACGACAGGATACGATGCTTTTTTAAAACAATTTGACGCTTACAACCTTGATGAACTCGCCCTACAATCCGGTGTTTCTAAGGAGCTGTTGTATGAAGCTGCGGAAATTTTAGCCTTCAAAAAGCGAATTATTGTTTGCTGGGGAATGGGGCTTACCCAACAGCCTAACGGTGTCGAGATGATCAGAGAAATTCTTAATATATTGCTGCTCAAAGGAAGCATCGGTAAACCCGGAGCGGGCGTTTGTCCGGTACGTGGTCACAGCAACGTTCAGGGAAACCGGACGATGATGATTGACGAAAAACCGACTGACGAACAACTCGATCGGTTACAGGCCTATTTCGGCTTCAATCCTCCCCGTAAACACGGCTATGATGTTGTTCGCGCCATTAAAGCTATGCAGGAAGAAAAAGTGAAATTGCTGTTTTGTATGGGGGGTAATTTTTTATCTGCAACACCTGATACCACTTATACCGCCGGTGCCTTAAGAAAACTAAATTTAACCGTTTGCGTATCTACCAAGTTAAACCGAACTCACCTGATTCACGGACAGGAAGCGCTCATACTGCCAACATTGTCGCGAAGTGATAAGGACATTGTCAATGGTGAAATACAGATTGTAACTACCGAGAATTCAATGGGCGTGGTACAATCATCTAAAGGAATGCTAAAACCTGTCTCCGATAATTTAATTAATGAAACACAGATTGTCTGTAGAATGGCAATGGCAACATTAGGAAGCAAATCGGTTGTTGACTGGCAAGGCTACCATGATAACTATGATGCCGTAAGAGATGCTATTGAAAAGTGCATACCGGGTTTTGAAAATTACAATGTCAGAGCGCGTCACAAAGGAGGTTTCTACCTGCCGAACGCAGCGCGTGACGGACAATTTATCACAAAAGAATTTGGGAACCGTGCTCCTTTTACCTTAACTACGGTACCGGATAATGCCCTTGCTCCCGATGAGTACATGATGGCTACAACCCGAACCCATGATCAGTTTAACACCACAATCTATGGTCTTAACGATCGCTATCGCGGTATAAAAAACGAACGCCGTGTTGTATTTATGAATCCAAAAGACATTGAAAAAGCAGGATTAAAAGCGGGCGACAAGGTTGATTTATTTAATTATGATGATGGTATCGAACGAATTGCGCCTTTGTTCGTTATTGTTTCGTATCAGATACCCGAGAAAAATACTGTTACCTATTTTCCCGAAACCAACGTACTGGTTTCGGTGAACAATGTTGTAAAAGACAGCAATATGCCCGCATCAAAGTATGTGAAAATTAAAATTAAAAGACACAATCCTAAAATATACGAAAGCATAAAGGAACTGTAA
- a CDS encoding Dyp-type peroxidase → MSQSQNVTDYPNNNTIFMVWKFKNQTDIKSAFKKVCSLISNLNNSFTIRIPDGRSSCVMGVGHDAWITLGLPKPLPKELVNFEPITGAKHTAKATAGDLHFHLRAQNAAICFDMAMAISKVLEPVAECLEEIHGFRYWDGRSIIGFVDGTENPIGDERDFFAIVGEEDADYKGGSYLFVQKYFHNMKNWENLTTEEQEKVIGRTKMNDIELDDEVKPANSHSALTAITDENGEELKIVRDNMPFGNPSKGEVGTYFISYASTFSTTRKMLENMFIGNPPGNYDRILDFSTAATGTLFFAPSFDVLDQYADE, encoded by the coding sequence ATGAGTCAATCACAAAATGTTACCGATTATCCAAACAACAACACCATTTTTATGGTTTGGAAATTTAAAAATCAGACCGATATAAAATCGGCATTTAAGAAAGTGTGTTCGTTGATCAGTAATTTAAACAATTCCTTTACCATAAGAATTCCCGACGGACGAAGCAGCTGCGTAATGGGGGTTGGACATGACGCCTGGATTACACTGGGATTACCGAAACCTTTACCGAAAGAACTGGTGAATTTTGAACCAATAACAGGAGCAAAACACACCGCAAAAGCTACCGCAGGTGATCTTCATTTTCATTTAAGAGCACAAAACGCAGCCATTTGTTTTGATATGGCTATGGCAATTTCAAAGGTTCTCGAGCCAGTCGCGGAATGTTTGGAAGAGATCCACGGATTCAGATATTGGGACGGTCGGTCTATTATTGGTTTTGTGGACGGCACCGAAAACCCGATAGGTGATGAGAGAGATTTTTTTGCAATAGTAGGTGAGGAAGATGCTGACTATAAGGGTGGAAGCTATTTGTTTGTACAGAAATACTTCCATAACATGAAAAATTGGGAAAATCTAACTACCGAGGAGCAGGAGAAAGTAATTGGAAGAACTAAAATGAATGATATTGAATTGGATGACGAAGTGAAACCTGCAAACTCACACAGCGCGCTAACCGCAATTACAGATGAAAATGGTGAGGAACTTAAAATTGTACGAGACAATATGCCTTTCGGAAATCCTTCTAAGGGAGAAGTGGGTACCTATTTTATTTCGTATGCCAGTACATTCAGCACCACAAGAAAAATGTTAGAGAATATGTTCATTGGTAATCCACCCGGAAACTATGACCGCATACTGGATTTTAGCACTGCAGCAACCGGAACATTATTTTTTGCACCAAGTTTTGATGTCTTAGATCAATACGCTGATGAATAA
- a CDS encoding TonB-dependent receptor produces the protein MKFNYLLLLLAFSSLGQAQNARITGKIVSQNNEAVSYASVFLKSLKKNTTSDDKGNFEFNNLTPGTYTLHFSAMGFSAQEKRVELQLNENLELSIVLQENINTLQTVEITGRKEKSYKNTKSFIGAKTEIALKDLPQAVSYATKELIADQGSIRVGEVVKNFSGVSQFTFYDDISIRGFRINGGSNTQLLNGMRTSTGFWKQPLANYLERVEVLKGPSSALFGNASPGGVLNRVTKKPLDQAANSVSFSTGSFNTLRALADFTGPLTEDKSLLYRLNVGYENANSFRDLQFDKNIVIAPSLSFLPNDKTSVNFDLIYTGSKSILDRGQSTYENNLYSTKTSNSLNSTNDYLNEETYIVTTSLNHQFTDRLSFSASYIRTGYTEDLLEHRGANKYASAGDGTTIPTAIEMQVFQRKRKRYIDNLSAFFKYQAKTGALDHNLIAGYDYAQEQVPAGGSQLQATGYRNAANTGSIATYDPKKKNLYLLDSKGNPVPNVAHFDLTNPSTSQQLKDMSKYFYAARPFDPTYYSLYGIYVQDHIKFGAFQALIGVRYDEYTDKENYKKTTEKKVKQHSFLPRFGLTYTLNPNINLYGTYVKGYNPQTASSLSNPNAGGPFDPLESNMIEFGGKSSWFKEKLFVTVALFKIQQKNTLYPANDPVNPDLMRSIGEEESKGIEIDVNGSITKNWSISAAYSYNEAAITESPVGTEIGRQKPNTPKQQGNVWTRYNFTDGALKDFGLAFGTNFVTTRNLSQTVTQTIPGYTLFNAALYYSINKFKIQVNANNITNKTYWVGGYDYIRLFPGAPSNWLLTLGYSF, from the coding sequence ATGAAATTCAATTATTTACTTTTGCTGCTGGCCTTTTCTAGCCTTGGTCAGGCGCAAAATGCCAGAATTACGGGAAAGATCGTTTCCCAAAACAATGAAGCTGTATCGTATGCTTCTGTGTTTCTTAAAAGCCTCAAAAAAAACACTACTTCTGATGACAAAGGAAACTTTGAATTCAACAATCTGACACCAGGAACGTATACCCTTCATTTTTCGGCAATGGGTTTTTCTGCACAGGAAAAAAGAGTTGAGCTCCAACTCAATGAAAACCTTGAACTTTCGATCGTTTTACAGGAAAACATCAATACTTTACAGACGGTCGAGATCACAGGCCGAAAGGAGAAATCGTATAAAAACACCAAATCGTTTATTGGAGCCAAAACAGAAATAGCTTTAAAAGATCTTCCACAAGCTGTTTCTTATGCTACCAAAGAGTTAATCGCCGATCAGGGTTCGATTCGCGTAGGCGAAGTGGTAAAAAACTTCAGCGGGGTGAGTCAGTTTACCTTTTATGACGATATTTCGATTCGTGGTTTTAGAATTAACGGAGGAAGCAATACACAATTATTAAACGGAATGCGAACTTCTACCGGATTCTGGAAGCAGCCACTTGCCAATTACCTCGAACGTGTTGAAGTTTTAAAAGGACCTTCCTCTGCTTTGTTTGGGAACGCTTCGCCGGGAGGAGTTTTGAACCGCGTGACTAAAAAACCGCTGGATCAGGCCGCAAACAGTGTCAGTTTCTCCACAGGAAGTTTTAATACGCTAAGAGCCTTAGCCGATTTTACAGGGCCTCTGACAGAAGACAAGTCGCTTTTATACCGTTTGAATGTAGGGTATGAAAATGCGAATTCTTTCAGAGATCTGCAATTCGACAAAAATATTGTCATTGCTCCTTCTCTTTCCTTTCTTCCAAATGATAAAACAAGCGTGAACTTTGACCTGATTTATACGGGTTCGAAAAGTATACTGGATCGTGGACAATCTACTTACGAGAATAATTTATATTCGACAAAAACCTCGAATTCGTTAAATTCTACAAACGATTATTTAAACGAAGAAACTTATATTGTTACTACTTCATTAAACCATCAGTTTACCGATCGTTTGTCGTTTTCTGCTTCTTACATCCGTACGGGTTATACCGAGGATCTTTTGGAGCATCGTGGTGCCAACAAATATGCTTCAGCTGGTGATGGAACGACCATTCCGACCGCAATCGAAATGCAGGTTTTCCAACGCAAGCGCAAGCGTTATATTGATAATCTTTCTGCCTTTTTTAAATATCAGGCAAAAACCGGTGCTTTAGATCACAATTTGATTGCCGGCTATGATTATGCACAGGAACAGGTACCGGCAGGAGGTTCTCAACTTCAGGCAACAGGGTACCGAAACGCAGCCAATACGGGTTCAATTGCAACCTACGACCCTAAAAAGAAGAATCTTTATTTGTTAGATTCTAAAGGGAATCCGGTTCCCAATGTGGCGCATTTTGATTTGACCAATCCGTCGACATCACAACAGTTAAAAGACATGAGCAAATATTTCTATGCCGCTCGTCCGTTTGACCCGACTTATTATTCCTTATATGGAATTTATGTTCAGGATCACATTAAATTTGGCGCTTTTCAGGCTTTAATCGGGGTTCGTTACGACGAATATACCGATAAAGAAAACTACAAAAAAACAACCGAAAAGAAGGTAAAACAGCATTCGTTCCTGCCTCGTTTTGGACTTACGTATACTCTTAATCCCAATATTAATTTATACGGAACTTACGTAAAGGGATACAATCCACAAACGGCTTCTTCTTTATCCAATCCGAATGCAGGTGGGCCATTTGATCCGTTAGAAAGCAATATGATTGAATTTGGAGGAAAATCTTCCTGGTTTAAAGAGAAACTTTTTGTGACGGTGGCTTTGTTTAAAATTCAGCAAAAAAACACTTTATATCCTGCCAACGATCCTGTAAATCCAGATTTGATGCGATCCATTGGAGAGGAAGAGTCAAAAGGTATCGAAATTGATGTGAACGGAAGTATTACCAAAAACTGGAGTATTTCTGCGGCTTATTCGTATAATGAAGCTGCAATTACCGAAAGCCCTGTAGGTACAGAAATTGGAAGACAAAAACCAAATACGCCAAAACAGCAAGGGAATGTTTGGACACGTTACAACTTTACTGATGGTGCTTTAAAAGATTTTGGTCTGGCTTTCGGAACTAATTTTGTGACCACCCGCAACTTAAGTCAAACGGTTACACAAACTATTCCGGGCTATACCTTGTTTAATGCGGCATTATATTACAGCATCAATAAATTTAAAATTCAGGTGAATGCCAACAACATCACCAATAAAACCTACTGGGTTGGAGGTTACGACTATATTCGTTTGTTCCCTGGTGCGCCTTCGAACTGGCTGTTAACACTAGGATATTCCTTTTAA
- a CDS encoding cytochrome-c peroxidase: MKSLIVKTSFFAFFTGIIYALLSFSAAFSEKIANSNWREIYSKPTHQWPKPTVDKDVLWQEFESLAIDSSYYDRLEDPKVILGQMLFFDPKLSGSNQVSCSSCHDPELAWGDAREKSLGHDHLQGKRNTPSLYNIGARKSFFWDGRAATLEEQAQGPITAHHEMNMEAKSLAKKLKKIKAYPVWFQNAFGSSEVTYEKILQSLAVFQKTILSKRSRFDAFIDGDYTQLSDQEIYGLHLFRTKARCMNCHSGKYLTDESFHNIGLTYYKREYEDLGLYNVTKKAEDVGKFRTPSLRDVTFTGPWMHNGLFDNITGIVNMYNSGMHMIDPDESEKTADPLFPKTDVLMQPLHLNDEEIVALVSFIKTLSGRQYKMERPQIPR, encoded by the coding sequence ATGAAGTCTCTGATAGTAAAAACCTCTTTTTTTGCCTTTTTTACAGGTATTATTTATGCATTGCTAAGTTTTAGTGCTGCATTTAGTGAAAAAATAGCAAACTCCAACTGGCGTGAAATTTATAGCAAACCCACTCATCAATGGCCAAAACCTACCGTTGACAAAGATGTTCTTTGGCAGGAATTTGAATCCCTGGCGATAGATAGCAGTTACTACGACAGATTGGAAGATCCTAAAGTAATTTTAGGTCAAATGCTATTTTTTGATCCCAAACTTTCCGGGTCCAATCAGGTTTCCTGCAGCAGTTGTCATGATCCGGAGCTTGCGTGGGGAGACGCAAGAGAAAAATCTTTAGGCCATGACCATTTGCAGGGAAAAAGAAACACGCCATCGTTATATAACATTGGAGCCCGGAAATCCTTTTTTTGGGACGGTCGTGCAGCAACTTTAGAAGAGCAGGCGCAAGGGCCCATTACGGCACATCACGAAATGAATATGGAAGCTAAAAGTTTGGCCAAAAAGCTAAAGAAAATCAAAGCTTATCCTGTTTGGTTTCAAAATGCCTTTGGGAGTTCGGAGGTTACCTATGAAAAAATCCTTCAGTCTCTGGCGGTGTTTCAAAAAACAATTCTCAGTAAAAGAAGCCGATTTGATGCTTTTATCGATGGCGATTATACGCAGTTATCCGATCAGGAAATATATGGGCTGCATCTTTTTCGTACCAAAGCAAGATGCATGAATTGCCATTCCGGGAAATACCTGACCGATGAATCCTTTCACAATATTGGACTCACTTATTACAAAAGAGAATACGAAGACTTAGGACTTTATAATGTTACTAAAAAAGCAGAAGATGTTGGGAAATTCAGGACCCCTTCTCTGCGCGATGTAACGTTTACCGGCCCGTGGATGCACAATGGTTTGTTTGACAATATCACCGGAATTGTAAACATGTACAACAGCGGTATGCACATGATCGACCCCGACGAATCGGAAAAAACAGCCGACCCGTTATTTCCTAAAACGGATGTTTTAATGCAGCCGTTACATCTTAATGATGAGGAAATTGTGGCTTTAGTTTCTTTTATAAAAACATTGTCAGGAAGACAGTATAAAATGGAAAGACCACAGATACCAAGGTAG
- a CDS encoding DUF6850 family outer membrane beta-barrel protein: MSFRSLFLFLILSSGMLYAQDSTSVLVRVQEDLSPEQNFVGAFYSNPANQRYARRYSLSELSANYSSASQQTNIKQLGNGISQFLINAKSYYKMNSENTVFGNAYYKNGKRKKVHWNESSDYQIIYPYVTADSIGGDLSYEEYSFSGGYTKAFSKMNLGISANYRALMEYRDIDPRPKNTVSDLKVLAGISVNVGDHYVLGSALNLQKYTQSDNLKFFSELGAPAVYHMVGLGVYNKLLTGNKLSSYYDGRGYGGSLQFFPKDRSGFGLTAGYNRFEYEKIMTEFQNLVASAILENSYEAAVSYSKKSEEKFWGTKIGLFYTNRAGTENIFDNQSTTSYIKIAEHTKYSNQVTSVVFSGLYVIPKPALTWSVAPSFNLKNTAEKYSDPLRTVDIQQGIGRLDFAVSKILSQSLINLSASLEHNWILSSEMALSDRKTNQIFDLLDSNFAYLSAGYSKVNLAARWDYKYKPDLNFFVKTSFDYYNYSKNLNNTFYQMSLGLTF; encoded by the coding sequence ATGAGCTTTCGTTCCCTGTTTCTATTTCTTATTTTGAGTTCGGGTATGCTGTATGCGCAGGACAGTACTTCGGTGCTGGTTCGCGTCCAGGAAGACTTATCTCCTGAGCAAAATTTTGTCGGCGCTTTCTATAGTAATCCTGCCAATCAGCGTTATGCCCGTCGTTATTCATTATCAGAACTGAGTGCCAATTATAGTTCGGCTTCACAGCAAACCAATATAAAGCAATTGGGGAATGGAATTAGCCAGTTTCTAATCAACGCCAAATCGTACTATAAGATGAATTCTGAAAATACAGTTTTTGGAAACGCGTATTACAAGAATGGCAAGCGCAAAAAGGTGCATTGGAACGAAAGCTCAGATTATCAAATCATTTATCCGTATGTAACGGCCGATTCTATTGGAGGTGATCTTTCGTATGAGGAGTATTCTTTTAGCGGTGGTTATACTAAAGCTTTTAGTAAAATGAACCTCGGTATTTCAGCCAATTACAGGGCTTTAATGGAGTATAGAGATATTGATCCGAGACCAAAAAATACCGTTTCAGATCTTAAGGTTTTGGCTGGTATTTCGGTAAACGTTGGTGATCATTATGTTTTAGGATCAGCGCTAAATCTGCAAAAATATACTCAATCTGATAATTTGAAATTCTTTAGCGAATTGGGTGCTCCGGCGGTTTATCATATGGTAGGACTTGGTGTGTACAATAAGCTGCTTACCGGAAATAAACTCAGCTCTTATTACGACGGAAGAGGATACGGCGGAAGCTTGCAGTTTTTCCCAAAAGATCGAAGTGGTTTTGGATTAACGGCAGGATACAATCGGTTTGAGTATGAAAAAATAATGACCGAGTTTCAAAATCTTGTTGCGTCTGCTATTTTAGAAAATAGTTATGAAGCAGCCGTTTCTTATTCTAAAAAATCAGAAGAAAAGTTTTGGGGCACAAAAATTGGACTTTTTTATACCAACAGAGCGGGAACCGAAAACATATTCGACAATCAAAGTACAACCTCTTACATTAAAATAGCCGAACATACGAAATACAGCAATCAGGTAACATCCGTTGTGTTTTCGGGATTGTATGTTATTCCAAAACCTGCATTAACCTGGTCGGTTGCACCAAGTTTTAATCTAAAAAATACAGCAGAAAAGTATAGTGATCCTCTGCGAACTGTAGACATACAGCAGGGTATTGGCCGACTGGATTTTGCCGTTTCAAAAATCCTGTCTCAATCCTTAATCAATCTTTCGGCTTCGTTGGAGCATAACTGGATTTTAAGTTCGGAGATGGCACTGAGTGACCGAAAAACAAATCAAATTTTCGACCTGCTCGATTCTAATTTTGCCTACTTATCAGCGGGGTATTCCAAGGTAAATCTCGCGGCAAGGTGGGACTATAAATACAAACCCGATCTTAACTTTTTTGTAAAAACGAGCTTTGATTATTACAACTATTCCAAAAACTTAAACAATACTTTTTATCAAATGTCATTGGGGTTGACATTTTAA
- a CDS encoding DUF4876 domain-containing protein codes for MRIKLLPIYLTIALVALLQSCSKDDDNSSKETALTLTLVNPDDLSSVAFSEISVSFKERNTGKITQSKAVSNTLSVALSEGSYEISVDGKIKYTIDGNTVEATVSSYKESVVVTGGSAAVSLNLFLKTTQSDFVIEEVFFTGTRTPQGKQYLGDKYFKIHNNTDKVLYADGLMIAQSEFMTTDKQEYTPNIMAQSFAASAVAIVPGNGTTYPIAPGEFFVIAEDAIDHKEYNSASMDLRKANFEFYTEDADDVDNPAVPNMESLFSSMVIHNRGFKSFVIARLPITKAKYLTDYTYDYEYNLVVGGESYPMGESVYSIPNTWIIDAVNLGVESEFQWIVTAPSLDKGWTYCGKVDSDATRYGKSVRRKALSTTANGKKILKDTNNSTLDFSPEVKPSLMN; via the coding sequence ATGAGAATTAAATTACTACCCATTTATCTAACAATAGCCTTAGTGGCACTCTTACAATCCTGTTCTAAAGACGATGATAACAGCAGTAAGGAAACGGCTTTAACTTTAACACTTGTAAATCCCGATGATTTAAGCAGTGTTGCCTTTTCTGAAATTTCGGTTTCTTTTAAAGAGCGCAATACCGGTAAAATCACACAAAGCAAAGCGGTATCGAACACCCTTTCGGTTGCGTTAAGCGAAGGTTCTTATGAAATTTCTGTTGATGGAAAAATTAAATATACCATAGATGGAAATACGGTTGAAGCTACGGTAAGTAGTTATAAAGAATCGGTGGTGGTTACCGGTGGAAGTGCAGCTGTTTCTTTGAATCTGTTCCTGAAAACAACCCAGTCTGATTTTGTGATCGAAGAGGTATTTTTTACCGGAACAAGAACTCCTCAGGGCAAACAGTATTTAGGAGACAAATACTTTAAAATTCACAATAATACGGACAAGGTATTGTATGCAGACGGTTTAATGATCGCGCAGTCAGAATTTATGACTACCGATAAACAGGAGTATACCCCAAATATTATGGCACAATCGTTTGCTGCATCAGCTGTTGCGATTGTTCCGGGTAACGGAACTACTTATCCAATCGCTCCGGGTGAATTTTTTGTTATTGCCGAAGACGCGATCGATCATAAAGAATACAACTCGGCCTCGATGGATTTGAGAAAAGCCAATTTTGAATTTTATACCGAAGATGCCGATGATGTTGATAATCCTGCCGTTCCGAATATGGAAAGCTTATTCTCTTCTATGGTGATCCACAACAGAGGATTTAAAAGTTTTGTTATCGCTCGTTTGCCAATAACCAAAGCAAAATACCTTACGGATTACACCTATGACTACGAGTACAATTTGGTAGTTGGTGGAGAAAGTTACCCAATGGGAGAAAGTGTTTATTCGATTCCAAACACATGGATTATAGACGCTGTTAACCTAGGTGTTGAGTCTGAATTTCAATGGATTGTAACAGCGCCATCATTGGATAAGGGTTGGACGTATTGCGGAAAAGTAGATTCTGATGCAACCCGTTACGGAAAAAGTGTTCGTCGTAAAGCGCTTTCAACTACGGCAAACGGTAAAAAAATATTAAAGGATACTAACAATTCTACTTTAGATTTTAGTCCTGAGGTTAAACCCTCTTTAATGAATTAA